A part of Cannabis sativa cultivar Pink pepper isolate KNU-18-1 chromosome 6, ASM2916894v1, whole genome shotgun sequence genomic DNA contains:
- the LOC115724858 gene encoding serine/threonine-protein kinase Aurora-2 — protein MGISAENQPPEKTSTEVSAGEKKRWTLNDFDIGKPLGRGKFGHVYLAREKRSNHIVALKVLFKSQLQQSQVEHQLRREVEIQSHLRHPNILRLYGYFYDQKRVYLILEYAAKGELYKELQKCKYFSERRAATYVASLARALIYCHGKHVIHRDIKPENLLIGAQGELKIADFGWSVHTFNRRRTMCGTLDYLPPEMVESVEHDASVDIWSLGILCYEFLYGVPPFEAKEHSDTYRRIVQVDLKFPPKPIVSSSAKDLISQMLVKDSSERLPLHKLLEHPWIVQNAEPSGIYKY, from the exons ATGGGCATTTCTGCGGAGAATCAACCCCCAGAGAAG ACATCTACGGAGGTGTCTGCTGGAGAGAAAAAAAGATGGACTTTGAACGATTTCGACATTGGGAAGCCTCTTGGGCGAGGAAAGTTTGGCCATGTTTACTTGGCCAGGGAAAAGAGG AGTAATCATATCGTGGCACTGAAAGTGCTTTTCAAGAGCCAGTTGCAGCAGTCTCAAGTTGAGCATCAGCTTCGACGAGAAGTTGAAATACAGAGTCATCTTCGTCATCCCAATATATTACGTCTCTATGGCTACTTTTATGACCAG AAACGAGTTTATTTGATACTGGAATACGCAGCCAAGGGTGAACTGTACAAGGAATTGCAGAAGTGTAAATACTTTAGTGAAAGACGTGCAGCTACG TATGTTGCATCACTGGCCCGGGCTCTCATATATTGTCATGGAAAGCATGTAATTCACAGAGATATCAAACCGGAGAATCTTTTAATTGGTGCACAG GGTGAGCTAAAGATAGCAGATTTTGGATGGTCAGTGCATACATTCAACCGCAGGCGAACCATGTGTGGCACACTGGATTACCTTCCTCCTGAGATGG TGGAAAGCGTAGAGCATGATGCTAGTGTGGATATCTGGAGCCTTGGTATCTTGTGCTATGAGTTTCTCTATGGTGTCCCTCCTTTCGAGGCTAAAGAACACTCCGATACATATAGAAG GATTGTTCAAGTGGATCTCAAGTTTCCCCCCAAGCCAATTGTATCTTCTTCTGCAAAGGACCTGATTAGTCAG ATGCTTGTCAAGGATTCATCAGAGCGCTTGCCTCTCCACAAGCTCTTAGAACATCCTTGGATTGTTCAAAATGCTGAACCATCTGGAATATACAAGTACTAG